acatagtgaaacaccagttcctttatatgcttgaatgtccagtccaactgctaggacgtgatttgttgtcgaaattacaagcacagataacatttctacctaacggaacaacatctttgaagttcaatggaccctcaggtataatgacaatatctgtaccaaaggaagaagagtggcgactttatacagtgttgactagccaaaaccctaagagtgatgaatccttgttcaatataccaggagtgtgggcagagaataacccaccaggacttgctcgtaatatcccaccaattcgtttcgaactaaagcttggggtttatccagtaagcctgagacaatatcacattccacaaaaggccaagaagaacatacaatcttatttggataagttcataaggtatggtatcctaaaattctgtacttccccctggaacaccccattgttgcctgttcaaaagcccggtacagatgagtatcgccctgtgcaggacttgagagcagtcaataatgcggtagtaagtatacatccagttgtgcccaatccatataacctgcttgctttaattccgggcggggctacctacttcacagttttggatctcaaagatgccttcttttgcctacgaattgctgcggaaagccagtgtatctttgcattccaatgggaaaatgctgtaacgggctcgaaacgccagatgacttggacaaggctgcaccaagggtttaaaaattcccctaccctatttggatcagctttaagtcaaggcttactggatttcaagtccattccaggagagtgtgtactattacaatacgtagatgatttgttgatagcggcataccaagattgtccaacttgacacaagccattgtacgaagatgtgtgatatgtgccaagaacaacgcaaggcaaggtccagtgaaaccaccgggagtccagtatatgggaggactccctatgtccaatctccaaatagactatacggtaatgcctaaatccggcggacatcgctacctactagtagttgtgtgtacctactcacaaCTATaaagctataaaggtggctgaagtgactccgtggattcatcactccagggttaaaccagcagcagtagattcttggcaagctacaccagatccagagaatccctgcaagatccggttaaagcgtgtaactcagtcggagtgacgaggagatatcgggacttctagagtaatcaaagagatcagcaagaaggtgttttgacggccataataaagcctgaccaccgttacatagccagagtgtcttgaagggacctctgtgaagggaagagaggacttgaaggactccattccttgcagcccttacatcctggaagctgaggtgccatcacacggacgaagaattagaataaagatgtcaggagaaatgcatttgataatgtgtatatttgtgtttttaattattcaggaaggtagaggtaccgacacacctggctgtgaggtttgcattaagactacaaaaacaggtaatcatatttcccagacccttatttggcattcacaatatgagtgtaaaggatatgtatctaagtgtagatacttaggtatagattatagtgtatgccatttaagagtaggagaacctaagtgttttagtccagagtatcaaccccgtacaatttggttgaccctttggaatggagactcacaggggaccctaataaataagacaatactagaaaccgtacattcttcgggtgttctgctatttgatgcatgtacggtgatatcaagtggtagaaaaccgtggcatgtatgcggggatcttaaatgggaaagaacgtatgggtctaatgataagtatatttgccccagtagtaagaacaagtatatagatccaaaatgcccaaataagaattataattattttccatattggtcttgtgtagggtgggcaacttggggacagacagcagataaggatatgattgttactaagttgcctaccaaaccatattgtaagtctatggagtgtaacccagtctatatacttattaataatcctgaacagtttatagataggtttggaaaattatttgggttccagatatatgggacaggtttggatcctgggacaatattatttatagggatactgtggcagcccagactcatcaggttttccattctttctacgaggagatgagtgtagagaataagatcccccataatgctaagaacttgtttattgatctagccgagagtattgccggtagtcttaatgtaaccaactgctatgtgtgtggaggtactaatatgggagaccaatggccctgggaagcaaatgaggtaatgtattccggttctgagacaattgaacagataacatcttctcaagctgattatcaaatgagtgttagaggtaaatctgagtggcgattaaagacctccattataggttatgtttgcatagcaaggaaaggaataatgtttaatacatctgtaggagaattgacttgtctagggcaaaaagcttatgatgatgatacaaagaatacaacttggtggtcagcttcaaatgtctcagaaccacctaacccgtttgcaagttataccaatttaaaggatgtgtggtttgacctatctgctacatcgaattggaaagccccagcaaatttgtactggatctgtggtaagaaagcctgttcggagttaccacaggactgggaaggggcatgtgtgttaggtatgctcaaaccatccttcttcttgttgcctattgaaacaggagagactttgggagttaaggtatatgatgtgaatcatagaaagaaaaggggacccctagagataggtacctgggaagataatgagtggcctccccagcgtattatagattattatgggccagctacgtgggcagaggatggtacttttggatatagaaccccaatatatatgctcaaccgtattataaggttacaggcagtggttaagataattaccaatgaaacatcgcaagcgctcaatctcctagcggaacataatactaggatgaggacagccgtttaccaaaatagattagccttggattacctattggcagtagagggaggtgtatgtgggaagtttaacctaagcaattgttgtcttcaaatagatgatgaagggcaagcaatagctgagcttactagccatatggttaaactagcgcatgtgcctacccaggtatggaaagggtataatccaagtagttggtttggtaattggtatgagcagtttggaggacttaaggcattggtaggtggagtcatgctaattttgatgctgtgccttctcctaccatgtctgattcctttggtagttaggtctgtgcagagcattatagagaatatagcagagaggaaggctgctgcacagataatggctatatataggtatgaggctctaaatcagggagaattagtacaggaagaggaatgttgaggaattcgtatctttagggagtcgcaaagtctggtctggttcatagcaacctgaggtgtaagcaaaccctgattaagtgatgcatctgggattatgaaatatcagaagcatcaaaggggggaatgtggtggaatctcagtaaaaataaatttactaggacaagattgccacgtggtatgtgcacttgcatatgttgatgtatcagttagtcagttacacgtagctaagatacaatcaacagtttactgagcaagtgtaggaatacaggatatacgagtatttcccctcctccattgtgctgggcaagccatgtggtcaaacaggaatttagtctctattcggttgattagataagagtatgtgtaggttgaactgattatgggaggagctacatgcctatataagggacctacactgtatgatcaggactcagactttgctgttttttggtgacattagtccctctgagtcccggttggtgaatcgaataaagaatctcttccttcctgaagaaacgtgtgtccatctctctgtgcttggcttccgtcagtttctccggtatcaaaaccacacagagtacaaagataaagacattgccttttttaagcgaaagctTCAGGAGTATCATAACACTAAACAGTTTATGAGCAAAATATTTAGAAATTATAAAAAAGGCCACTTCTTAAAAGGTTTGTCCTAcggcggaatttttttttttttttacacgggttccacgatgttggtatactatgtcaaagggttccactggaATAATTAATTGGAATCCCTGGTGTAGGCTGACGCTTTCAGCCTACCACTGGCCGCCTTACAAAAACTTCCTCATTTTGTGGCGGATGGGAAGAAGGAAGTAGCCAGAGCGTCAATATTGGCATTAaaccgtaaaaaaaaatcaaagtatgAAAAGTCTCCATACAATGCAATTTGAGAATATGGCATGACCTCTCAATGGCTGCGTACCCTCCCCCAtgccattaaaaaaaagaaaaaaaaaaaaagaatgctcaTATCCATGGCATTCTGAACAAGCACTAATAATACaaatgcaaacaaaataaaaaataaattggaggattaaaagcaaacaaaaaaaaaaattacataactgATACTTAGAAGGCAAGTtacttaaaaacaataaaattcgaattaaaaaaaaaaagaaaagaaatactgTACAATCACATACTAAACTATCAGCCTTGAGATGCTAtgtcacagtaaaaaaaaaatgcgatATTACAAGAAAGCATCAAATCCCGCGCATGCGCAGCAGTTGTGCGTCTCatcctgcgcatgcgcattaggtgcgGTTCATCCTGCGCATGCGCCCTTGCATGGTACACGCTTCCTATCTTCCTTTGCTTTCCACGTGAGTGGCATTAGACGGTAAGCATTAGACGGTGGAGCAGTGTCTGCCAGGACAGTGAGGATTCCAGGGGTCTGCAGGTTGTGAAGTATGGCCctggtggagggtcaggaggtgtCCCTGGAAAACACAGAGGGGAGCTGTAAGCCGATTCCCAGGGGAAAGCCGAAATCTGGGAGAATATGGAAAGATTCCAACAAAAAAAGGCAAGTCCAACTTTCTCTGAATGATTGTTTTAGTAATCTAAAGGCAATGAGCATAACTTAAACATATCTTAAAGTTTAACGAGAAATTATAATGTTATGTTTTTTTACTAAATAGTGAATCGCAAAATATCAGTGAAATAACtgatgttgaaaaaaaaatgtccaagaGTACTCTAGTCGTAGTTTGGCAGTTTTATTCTAAAGTTTGCAGTTTGGATTTTAATTTTGCTACAATCCcaaatttagtgaataagtccAATAAAGTCAAAGGTACactatgggcaccataacaacttcattaaatTAAGTTACTATGGTGGCAGGTAGTCCCTGGGCGCTTTCTTGCCTGAAGGGATTAAACATCACTGAAATTCTAattcagtcaagagatatacagagacagtagggactactttgtctctgtctcCTCCACCTGACTTTCTCTGACACGAGGAAGAGCTACAGAGTCAATCCCTGTAGCCGTCATTGGTCATGGCTGCAGGGAACTGGCTGTGTCTATGGAGTATTCAGCAATCTCGCAAgaacctccatagacctcagtgctgtactctctcGCATGtacaagagtacagcagtgacaccGGTGTTGAAGAGGACCTAGTTGGATCAAGATGACGGTGCTCATGTTGGacatgttcaggtaagtaaactcacctgccccccccccccccctggtcacAGGACCACCAGCAGCGATGTCACTGTTTGGGGGGCTTTCCGAATTCGGCAAAGTCCCAAAActttgacagtgccactttaaaataaaattagggGAAATTATACTTTCagtaaaacaaacatgtattcctgacagtatagttttaagaacaccatctagccccactggTCCCCTCTTTATTCCAGTCTTCTGCTGCTGGCTATGCCCCTAATATGCCTGCTTGGcggacataatcagaagtggtattctgagacaatcacaatgctttcccgtaggatTGGTTGagcctgtcaaggaggcagagccagcacaagccacacacagcctggccaatcagcatttcatcATGCAGAGGGTCGAGACACTGAATGtccgtgctgcacactgtgcagtactgccctaggatgcacctctagtagtcatcctatgagtggccagtgaaggtatccctaggctgcaatgtaaacactgcttcttctctgaaaaaaatgtttacttcTAAAAGCCTAAAGGGACTGACTTGTACTCAtcagatacaataagctgtagttgttctggtgactatagtgtcccttttatatgactgttatgttaaaaaaatgatattgtaTTCCCTTACCTATTTAAGTATAAAAGGTAGATTTACTAACCTTTAGTGCCTAGCATAGCTTGTCTTACCAAGGCTGCTCCACCGCCGTGGATTTATGGTGTGCCTGGACATTTTGCTTGCACACACCTATAGTGCCTGCAGTGCCCTAGCAATATCTCAAAGTAATCTATCCCGAAAGACCTAGGTAAGTTGTCAATCCATTAtaaaatagtttgacaacttacctgggtctttCGGGTACCCGGTAATGCATGTTGTCTTCTTCAGCAGTAGATGCTCCATTGTCTTTGCTGAGCTAAGCCTGACTAATTCAGGACCATGCTTGTTGGCTGACATCGCGCAGCTGATGCTCTTAACCAATGAGCACAGTCCTGCATGCCCCTGCTTAGCTCAGAGGCACCAAGTAAATTATCTAGCAAGGAGAATTGGGAAGCAGGGCATGAGCAGAGCACCTGGTGgacacaggtaagttgtcaatgGTTTACTTGAAGGGCAGCAGAGCACTCTTGGTACCGTAGCCACCACAGTGAGCTGCAGTGGTTAAAATTGTGATATACTGCATCCTGTGAACTAATATCTTGTTAAAGGGTCACTCttaggcatcataaccactacagccctctgtagtagttatggtgtgagGAGTCCCCTGTCACTGCCAAttgataagaagtcaaaccatttgtgAATGATTTGACATTTCCATGGGTTCTCTTGGGCAGTTGTGATCCTTCCAATCTTCTTAGTGATGCTAAATTAAAATTGGCCTAGTTAAGTTGAAAGAAAGCCCTTAGACCTCTTAAAGAGGTAGTGTCAAATACCAAAGATGAAGAAACACTTTGGTTTCCTGTCCTAAATGGCCAAGTTGGAGTAGCTAACCCTATAGTGATGCTGCCACTGATTAGCCTGGAAAACTAATGTATAGTGTTTTTCTATGTAActaaaatggaaaaatacattttgctaaTGTTTTCCCTTTACATTATGAATATATTACCGCAAAGTTTTCATTCTAcccttttcaaatgttttaaccTTGTATTTACTGCACACACTGTAGGTTCTCTCAAATGGTGAAAGACCGCCCCCTGCGAACTTCTTGGGAAGTAAAGATGAAAGAACGCCTGGAAAAAAAATTGCTTAAGAACTTCTCCCAAAAACTGAAAGATGACAAGCAGCATGAGCGAGATGTGAGTGGCCCTCTGTGTGAATAATGAAATATTTTTATCATATAACTAAACTGAAAACACTGTcataaattaaccctttaagtccggcgggcgtatatttacgtccatttaaaagcggctctaaacgccgcaggacgtaaatatacgcccgccgtttttttttaacttac
The DNA window shown above is from Pelobates fuscus isolate aPelFus1 chromosome 10, aPelFus1.pri, whole genome shotgun sequence and carries:
- the CCDC86 gene encoding coiled-coil domain-containing protein 86 isoform X1; amino-acid sequence: MALVEGQEVSLENTEGSCKPIPRGKPKSGRIWKDSNKKRFSQMVKDRPLRTSWEVKMKERLEKKLLKNFSQKLKDDKQHERDEKKRRREENLRRRLENERKAEIVQVIRNPAKLKRARKKQLRSIEKRDTLKISKS